In a genomic window of Shouchella clausii:
- a CDS encoding glycosyltransferase family 2 protein: MGEQTAQRTPFFSVLLVLRNEEAYIGRLLEQVLNQQRNGFEMELIVVDGHSTDNTREIVRSYQQKHPIIKLVDNPKQTLPVGWNLAIKEASGEYVLRIDGHTSIPDDFLLRYAKVIRKQPDADVVGGIIESKGEGTQGCINEYVYSHPFGVGNSKFRTLASDQVWEGFVDTVPYGAYKRSVFQEVGYFNEQLKRNEDLEFHKRMRTAGKTFFLSTTICSTYYVRSTIGGLIDKSLGDGMWTIVANRVTPGSLGNRHKAPLFAFIAGLALLVASFFHPGFALFFALCVIAYIGASAYASIGFAKKKGWKWLLPCMWTFFCLHFFRGYGSFKAFFTKAYWTAGR; the protein is encoded by the coding sequence ATGGGCGAGCAAACAGCACAGCGCACGCCATTTTTTTCCGTATTGCTCGTCTTGCGCAACGAAGAAGCTTATATTGGTCGTCTACTTGAGCAAGTGCTTAACCAGCAACGCAACGGTTTTGAGATGGAGCTGATTGTGGTAGATGGCCATTCGACGGACAATACACGAGAAATTGTGAGATCATACCAACAGAAGCACCCGATCATTAAATTGGTCGATAACCCAAAACAAACGCTTCCAGTCGGCTGGAACTTAGCGATTAAGGAAGCTTCAGGGGAGTACGTTCTTCGAATTGATGGCCATACATCGATTCCTGATGACTTTCTGCTCCGCTATGCGAAGGTGATTCGTAAACAGCCTGATGCTGATGTTGTAGGCGGCATCATTGAGTCTAAAGGCGAGGGCACCCAAGGTTGCATCAATGAATATGTCTATTCCCATCCTTTTGGCGTCGGCAACTCTAAATTCCGTACATTGGCTAGTGACCAAGTTTGGGAAGGCTTTGTCGACACAGTGCCATATGGCGCTTATAAACGAAGTGTATTTCAAGAAGTCGGCTATTTTAACGAGCAGCTAAAACGAAACGAAGATTTGGAATTCCACAAACGGATGCGCACCGCCGGAAAAACATTTTTTCTTTCGACAACCATTTGTTCTACTTACTATGTCAGAAGCACAATAGGGGGCCTTATAGACAAGTCGCTAGGCGACGGCATGTGGACGATTGTTGCCAACCGCGTGACGCCTGGCTCCCTTGGAAACCGACACAAAGCGCCGTTATTTGCGTTTATAGCCGGCCTTGCACTGCTGGTGGCCTCTTTTTTTCATCCCGGCTTTGCGTTGTTTTTTGCTTTATGTGTAATCGCCTATATCGGCGCCAGTGCCTATGCTTCAATCGGTTTTGCGAAGAAGAAAGGGTGGAAATGGTTGCTTCCATGCATGTGGACGTTTTTTTGCCTTCATTTTTTCCGAGGCTATGGATCATTTAAAGCTTTCTTTACAAAAGCATACTGGACGGCGGGCCGTTAA
- a CDS encoding sugar transferase, whose amino-acid sequence MPTMIPNRMTRGLTMLVDLLLIISSYGLAFSILRGQMTPKNYEAFGSVAPWILLISVLFLGIYELDRLVQHDMWDLVRKLAISLTFIMLLTMTVSFFFREFALPRSVLLLAHVLAFILLLIWKGAYTKYSQLSRKGKVMFIGSEEEFAEMEHSLSTFLSKSSYVRWYDKRESLAQLRTKLMEYDVVFLGSGLDEGKKDRLMFHAMKKKKLVYVVPKVNDMLLMNTSVTTMDDTMVMQVKPFTLTLTQLLIKRAVDIAASSVMLIATLPVMLLTAIAIKLEDGGPIFFKQERLGKNHQPFNILKFRSMVMDAEAKTGPTLAKSDDDRITKTGKFIRKTRIDELPQLINVLIGDMSLVGPRPERDFFAEKFQRENKWFNYRHAVKPGITGYAQVMGKYTTNVDKKLKFDLHYIRNYSFWLDCIILMQTILVVINKAKSEGEAAPQKASRVYRKSEKVSVK is encoded by the coding sequence ATGCCTACTATGATCCCAAATCGAATGACCCGCGGCTTAACGATGCTTGTCGATTTGCTGCTTATTATCTCCTCATATGGCTTAGCCTTTTCGATATTAAGGGGCCAGATGACGCCAAAGAACTACGAGGCATTTGGCTCAGTGGCTCCTTGGATTTTGCTTATTAGTGTGCTGTTTCTCGGCATCTATGAATTGGACCGTCTTGTCCAGCATGATATGTGGGATCTCGTCCGTAAATTGGCGATTTCTTTGACATTTATTATGCTATTGACAATGACTGTGTCATTCTTTTTCCGGGAATTCGCGCTGCCCCGTTCCGTTTTGCTTCTTGCCCATGTGCTCGCTTTTATCTTGTTGCTTATTTGGAAAGGGGCCTACACGAAATACAGCCAGCTTTCGCGAAAAGGGAAAGTCATGTTTATCGGCTCGGAGGAAGAATTTGCCGAAATGGAACATAGCTTGTCGACATTCTTATCGAAAAGCAGCTACGTTAGATGGTACGATAAACGCGAGTCGCTCGCTCAACTGCGGACGAAGCTAATGGAATACGATGTCGTCTTTCTCGGTTCAGGGTTAGACGAAGGCAAGAAGGATCGTCTCATGTTCCATGCGATGAAAAAGAAAAAGCTTGTTTATGTCGTGCCGAAAGTAAACGACATGCTTTTGATGAACACATCGGTGACAACAATGGACGATACGATGGTTATGCAAGTAAAGCCTTTTACGTTAACGTTAACGCAACTGCTTATAAAACGGGCTGTTGACATTGCTGCATCAAGTGTGATGCTGATTGCTACGCTGCCGGTCATGCTCTTAACAGCGATCGCGATTAAGTTGGAAGATGGCGGGCCGATTTTCTTCAAACAAGAGCGGCTAGGGAAAAACCATCAACCTTTTAACATTTTAAAATTCCGCTCAATGGTTATGGACGCAGAGGCCAAAACAGGACCTACGTTGGCTAAATCAGATGACGATCGGATTACGAAAACAGGCAAGTTCATCCGCAAAACTCGGATTGATGAGCTGCCGCAACTGATCAATGTCTTGATCGGCGACATGTCTTTAGTCGGTCCTCGCCCAGAACGGGATTTCTTTGCAGAAAAATTCCAGCGGGAGAACAAATGGTTCAACTACCGCCATGCGGTTAAACCAGGAATTACCGGTTATGCCCAAGTGATGGGGAAATATACGACGAACGTTGATAAAAAGCTCAAATTTGACTTACACTATATTCGCAACTATTCGTTTTGGCTGGACTGCATCATTTTAATGCAAACGATCTTGGTTGTCATTAATAAAGCGAAGTCAGAAGGGGAAGCGGCGCCGCAAAAAGCGAGCCGTGTATACCGCAAAAGCGAAAAAGTGTCCGTCAAGTAA
- a CDS encoding CDP-glycerol glycerophosphotransferase family protein codes for MRKKIKQLPIIRALSKFVFACFACLPAKKKLVVFESFSGKQYSCNPRAIYEYMRSHDMPYELVWSVNKDHIGKFEAQQIPYVRRLSLKWFYYMARAGFWVTNSRMPNWVPKPAHTTYVQTWHGTPLKKLVGDMEQVRMPGISKSKYIKNFQTEASHWDYLLSPNPYSTAIFRRAFAFNKQILETGYPRNDILYQGDLDEASHRLRKKYGIANGKNVILYAPTWRDHQHYGLGSYKFDLQLDLDELFARFGNDTIILLRLHSFIKEQFDLDAYGEFVKDVSAFHDINELYLLSDLLITDYSSVFFDYANTRKPMIFFVYDLEEYRDEVRGFYFDLEAEAPGPVVRTTAEVAAAIEQLSAEGMKPYKEKYEAFIERFCHLEDGNAASRVVTEVFKEENF; via the coding sequence ATGCGAAAAAAAATCAAACAGCTTCCTATAATAAGGGCGCTTTCCAAATTTGTGTTTGCCTGTTTTGCGTGCCTGCCGGCCAAAAAAAAGCTTGTTGTGTTTGAAAGTTTTTCCGGAAAGCAATATTCATGCAATCCACGGGCGATTTATGAATACATGCGCTCCCATGACATGCCCTATGAACTTGTCTGGAGCGTCAATAAAGATCATATTGGCAAGTTTGAAGCACAGCAAATTCCATATGTACGGCGCCTTAGTTTAAAATGGTTTTATTATATGGCCCGTGCTGGCTTTTGGGTGACTAACAGCAGAATGCCCAATTGGGTGCCAAAACCGGCCCATACTACGTATGTACAAACTTGGCACGGTACGCCGCTGAAAAAGCTAGTCGGCGATATGGAACAGGTTCGTATGCCTGGCATATCAAAATCAAAGTATATAAAAAATTTCCAAACTGAAGCAAGCCATTGGGATTATTTGCTGTCGCCTAACCCGTATTCTACCGCGATCTTTAGAAGGGCGTTTGCGTTCAACAAACAAATTTTAGAGACAGGTTACCCACGAAATGATATTCTGTATCAAGGAGATCTAGACGAAGCATCACACCGATTGCGGAAAAAGTACGGCATCGCGAACGGCAAGAACGTGATTTTGTATGCGCCAACATGGAGAGATCACCAACATTATGGGCTTGGGTCATATAAATTCGATTTGCAGTTGGACTTAGATGAGCTTTTTGCGCGATTTGGCAATGATACGATTATTTTGTTGCGCCTCCATTCTTTCATAAAGGAACAATTTGATTTAGACGCATACGGTGAATTTGTAAAAGACGTATCTGCGTTCCATGATATTAACGAACTTTACTTATTGTCCGATCTGTTAATCACGGATTACTCATCTGTGTTTTTTGATTACGCCAATACACGGAAGCCAATGATCTTTTTTGTCTATGACCTAGAAGAGTATCGTGATGAAGTCCGCGGCTTTTATTTTGACTTGGAGGCGGAAGCGCCGGGGCCGGTTGTGCGGACAACAGCAGAAGTAGCAGCAGCGATTGAGCAACTTAGCGCCGAAGGCATGAAACCATATAAGGAAAAATACGAAGCCTTTATCGAGCGTTTTTGTCACTTGGAAGACGGTAATGCGGCTAGTAGAGTTGTAACGGAAGTTTTCAAGGAGGAAAATTTTTAA
- a CDS encoding CDP-alcohol phosphatidyltransferase family protein, giving the protein METNKLPTTWLDTKAIRAYRQQAQSYSTKEDLWSWYVLRRLSIYVTIVFLKWKWTPNAVSWMSAFFVAFSGFWLLQATPAACIVAFFCYNIGYLFDCVDGEMARISNNTSKKGYFIDLLIQGATLPVYLAMPLSLMVALEYVQLDSVGRGILYLLIVLIIMALFVPIAYQLTHSQAPNARDPVNKIRTKGLLFEAAGVLLGLPGFFFVLALITLVTGIQPTAAQSWYIGGFLLVFALKVCARFFLTVRSF; this is encoded by the coding sequence ATGGAGACCAACAAACTCCCCACAACGTGGCTCGATACAAAGGCGATCCGCGCCTACCGTCAACAAGCGCAATCCTATAGTACGAAAGAAGATCTTTGGTCTTGGTATGTATTGCGGCGTCTCTCCATCTATGTCACAATTGTGTTTTTAAAGTGGAAATGGACGCCAAATGCAGTAAGCTGGATGAGCGCTTTCTTTGTGGCTTTCTCGGGTTTTTGGCTATTGCAGGCTACTCCAGCTGCATGTATTGTTGCTTTTTTCTGTTATAACATAGGCTATTTGTTTGATTGCGTCGATGGTGAAATGGCGAGAATTTCCAATAACACATCAAAAAAAGGCTACTTTATTGACTTGCTCATCCAAGGAGCAACGCTCCCTGTGTATTTAGCTATGCCATTGTCACTTATGGTGGCGTTAGAATATGTACAATTGGATTCAGTCGGGCGAGGTATTCTGTATCTGCTCATCGTTTTAATCATTATGGCGTTATTCGTACCGATTGCCTACCAGCTTACACATTCGCAAGCGCCAAATGCACGTGACCCAGTCAATAAAATTCGTACAAAAGGGCTTCTATTTGAGGCCGCTGGTGTGTTGTTAGGTTTGCCAGGTTTCTTTTTCGTCTTGGCGCTAATTACGTTGGTGACAGGAATTCAGCCTACAGCTGCGCAAAGTTGGTATATCGGCGGCTTTTTGCTCGTGTTTGCCTTAAAAGTATGTGCCCGTTTTTTCTTGACGGTACGAAGCTTTTAA
- the tagD gene encoding glycerol-3-phosphate cytidylyltransferase, with protein sequence MKKVITYGTFDLLHWGHINLLKRAKDLGDYLIVAISSDEFNALKQKEAYHSFENRKMILEAIRYVDEVIPENTWEQKVEDVQKYDIDVFVMGDDWRGKFDFLKEYCEVVYLPRTAGISTTKIKTELLEAKQG encoded by the coding sequence TTGAAAAAAGTAATTACGTACGGAACGTTTGATTTGCTCCATTGGGGCCATATTAATTTACTAAAACGGGCGAAAGATTTAGGTGACTATTTGATTGTCGCCATTTCATCTGACGAATTTAATGCCCTTAAACAAAAAGAAGCGTACCACAGTTTTGAAAACCGCAAAATGATCCTTGAAGCGATCCGTTATGTGGATGAAGTCATCCCTGAAAACACATGGGAGCAAAAAGTGGAAGACGTACAAAAATATGATATCGATGTCTTTGTCATGGGAGACGATTGGAGAGGCAAATTCGATTTCTTAAAAGAGTATTGCGAAGTAGTCTATTTGCCGCGTACTGCTGGTATTTCGACGACAAAAATTAAGACGGAATTGCTAGAGGCGAAGCAAGGATAA